Within the Miscanthus floridulus cultivar M001 chromosome 17, ASM1932011v1, whole genome shotgun sequence genome, the region CAGCCCCAGCCTTCAATTTCTTCCGCCCTCTAGTTGCCTTTGATGGATTTGACGGCACGCTTACATCATCTCCATCCTCCTCCTGACTTTCATCATCATCTGACGGAACGCTTACAGATATAGCAGTAGCAGCATTCATGTCAAAGTTCCTCCGtcgtcctcctccaccgcctccgccaaAGGATCGATGTGCTGCAACACAGATTACATACAGGTCAAAATCAATTTTGCTGCACAACTGGCCTACAGACTACAGTCTACAGATGACAGATCACACGAACCACACACATTGTAGGCCACATCCTAATTCCTACAGATGAGATCAAAGCATCAAGAAAAATAAAGTATAAATAAGTACTTGGATTTGGAGGGATACATCGTACATACTGTGTCCGTGTCTACTGATATGGAGGCTGATGGAGTAGTGGACTTCGCGGCTGCAGATCCTCGACCTCGACCGCGGCCACCGCGATTGCCTAACGAGGACGGCAACTTCTTGCGTTTGCTCCTCTCGATTCAAGACTTGCCGCCACCGGAGAAAGCATCCTTGGAacctcttcctcatcctccatGACCAGCTCGAGATGGGAAGGGGAGAAGGAGATGTCGGCGAGCTGGACCGCTGCGCATGGTGGACTGGTGGCGAGCTGGACTGCTGCAAGTGCTGTGCGTGCCGCGCCGTGCGCTTGCGGTGcctcagggggggggggggggggggggggggggaatagcTGAGCGTGCCGTGCGCTTGCGGTGCCTCgggaggggaaggggaagagcCGAGCGTGCGTTTGCGGCGGATGGGGAAGCCTGGGGTTGGCTGGGGGTTAGGAGTTGGGGAGCTAGGGTTTACCTTATTGGGCCAATAGGCCAAACGATAAAAGGGCCAGTTCATGTTCCTGAGATCTAATTTGCTTTGGCTCGTtacggctcgcgagctggctcgttaattaACCAAGCTGtaacgagctggctcgttaataGACACGTCGTTGCAAATTTCTACCCTCCTTGGTTTCAATGCAACAATCAGCACACCGCACAATCAAGTGGTTTTCGTAACAAAAAAATACAGCAGGTGGTTGTTTTTTTGCAACAAAGTGGGGTGGGGTCTCAATCGAAATGGGACATTGGGTGATTTTGCATTTTCCCTAAAATATTGATACCGTGTTTACAACATGTTCTTGAGTATATAACTATATACCATTTCAACGCTCAACAAAAACAATAAAGAGGCAATTCTCACATCACCTTTGGTTGTGCCTATCTCTTCTGAAATCTAAACAATATTTATTTGGCATAGGTGTGTACCCCGGCTGCACCTTGGACTGAAAGTTTCTTCTATTAAGTTTCTTAGGAGTTTCCGTAGAGAAAAATTGTCCCGCAAGTTCAACATTGAGGCTGGTCTTATTGTTCTACAGGTATATCTTCTATTTGATTATTTTGTACAATCATATTTTAGTGCTAATTGAACCACAGGTATCAGAAGGGTCTGCTGCTGAAAAAATTGGAATCAGAAATGGTGATGTCATCGAGTCATTGAATGGAAAATGTATTCCTACCGTTGTTGAGGTACGGTGTACTGCAGATGTGTTGTGTTCCTTCAAGTGAAGTAGAAAGAATCTGCAATTCATTCATATCCAATTTTTTTGGAACTCATATGCTAGTCACCATGTTTATGCTCGTGATATTTTTATTTGCTCCAATTTTCAGCTTGAGATCATGCTATTGCGTACATGTGAGGATTGTCTTGATAAAGGAGGTGTCCTTGGTTCAAATGTCGATCTTACGGTGAGTTTAGTTTTTCATTTGCAATTTACTTTGTTTCTTCTGTTTGTCCCTAACTAGCAAACATTTTTTTATAAGACAAGGGTGAAGTGTGCAAGTAAATAGAAAGTAAACGAATTGGACTGGTTTCATAACTTATTTCCTACTCATATTGAATAATCTTGTTCTAGATGAGATTAATCGTTGGCACTAATAAATGTGTTTTACCTTTGTAGGTTGGTTTGTTCCAGATGCGCAAACAAAAACGTTGCACTAAAATGCTGACGTTAAATGTAtctgatgacatggaggtcattGCAGAACGTGTGCATCCCTTCCTTTCAACCCTATCAAATTTGCTTGTTGCTGGATTGCAAAAATGTTATTTTCCTTGTGTACTGCCTTCTCTGCAATTGAATTTTGCAGCTGTTCTTGCAATGTTAGTTAGACATAGCGCATGTTTAGTTCCAACcccaaattcccaaaaagtgctacagtacccatcacatcgaatcttgcaatatgtgcatggagcattaaatgtagacgaaaaaaaactaattgcacagtttggttggaaattacgagatgaacgttttgagcctaattagtccatgattgaacattaattgccaaataaaaacgaaagtgctacagtagccaaaattccCAAATTCACTAAACTAAACACGCCGATACTCTTTTGGACACTCCAACCTGCGACCTTCCTTTttctttgggggggggggggggggggggggtaatccCTCCAACATATTAATTAGTAATATATGACAACTATTTGAAATTTTAGATGTTAATGATCAAAGTTAGAAAAAAATGACTTGCGACGAGgtcaaagtgaactataatttgagATGGTGGGTGTAGTAGCATTGTCATCCTTTCTAGTCCTTGCTAGAGCACTTGCTGCTTCTTTCGTACCTGGCTCACTAGTGCCACATTTGTACACAGTTCACTTATAGACAGTTCAAGGATAGGACAACTCAGCTAAATAGCTGAGCAAAATCTGATTTTAGAACATTGGGATGTAAATGGTTTTGACGTGGCTAAAGACAGTTTGGGGTTCATGCTGATGCCCCTTATTACTAAGAATTAGTTTTAACAAAAATAGGTACTATGTTCTCAATGTTGTAGATGATAACTACATATCTATTTGCCTCCAACATTTATGCTAAGCAGCTTTTGTTATCTAATAACACCGATCTTTCTATTGTGTAGGTAAGTACCCTGTCTCTGCAGCACTAAGAAACTCGGTTGATATGAGCTCACGTAAGTCAGTTGATATACCCAATGAATTGTGAATGAGCTTAAGTCATGTCTGGGAAATCTAGTAGAAGGGCTATATTGAGCACGCATGAACTGATAGTAATATGAATCCTTTAATTTTGACTTCCAGGACAGGAGACATGTCAAGCTGACAAGTGACAGGGAGACAGGGAACTTAGGAATGAAGTCTAGCTTGCTTTGAGCATGTATGGCACATAGGCTTTCTTGCAACAGTGTGATAATCGGTTGGTTCAGTTATGACAAGTGTAGACTCCTTATGTATTAGGCCTCGGAACCACTCATCATGCAGTTTCGTTGGACGTGGCGACCTGATGCTAATGTCAGATGACTGCACTGGGCATATGGTACTTGGATGTATAATCCTGTAATTTTGGATTGGGTGCGAACCACTGATCATGGTCATGGAGTTTCGTTGTTCGTGGTGACCTGATGCTAATGCCAGATGACTGCACTGGGCATGCAGTACTTGATGTATAATCCTGTAATTTTGGATTGGGGATGTATTACTTCACACGCTAAGGGCGTTCGTTTTAGTCTCAATCCAAGTGGATTGAAGGGGATTGAGAGGGATTTGATCCTAATCTCTCTCAATCCCCTTTGATCCACTTGGATTGGGGATGATACGAACAAGCCCAAAAAGTTTTCTAAATTAAATTGAGTTATCAAAAATCTAGCTGTAAACTATTGGTTATTGGAGTTCATAAAAATGTTTTGCTTCTATATGAGATATAGAAGAAACGTGCTGTTGCTTTCGCCTTTAGAGAAATCCCTCTACTATGCAAACCGGGGAAAACCGGAGTGGTTCTGACACGTCAGCTGCTAAAAttgatgtatgagatgaatgttaaaaaaacattttttttacACCTCATGAGACCACAAGCCAGAGGAATTTGAAGGATTCCTCTCTAAAATCAAGGTGACATCATGCCAGCTACCAAGCTCACGGGTGATGGCAGCAGTGGCAGAGAGACAAGTAACCTGTGCGAGTATGAGAACTGAAGGAGATCGGTTGATGGTGTTCTAGTGGTAGACTGGTGGTGTGCTCTATTGACAGACACTCCAAAAAAAAAATGTCCCACAggatagtccgttgatgagggttcatattttttttgttcgTATGAATTCACCTCTGCAACAGAGTCTAAGGCCCCGTGCAGCTCTGGGTGGCTCCGGCTCCTCTCATTCCCTGTAGCATCAATGTTTGCACTGTAGCAAGAAGCCATTTCGCTTCCCGGGAAGAAAAATGAACTAGAAAAAGAAGGAGCCGGAGAAACCACGGTTTGCAGCTTCACTAGTTTCATGCTACACTATCATTATAGTGTTGTACCGTGGAGGAGCCGAAGCTGCAAGGAGCTGTGCCAAACCGCCCCTAAAACCCAGTTGATTCACCTACGTTTCGTCTAAACAGACTTTTACTAACAGAGTAACAGGCGTGAAGCACCAGAAAACTTTGGTCCTGATATTCATACACTACCAGATAAATGAGTCACACAGGGTTCTGTCCAACAAAGTTAACATAAAATCTTTGTAAATCAAATTTGCGGTTTTTAACCCAGCAAAAAAAAATTCGGGAGATGAATACGGGCCATGTAATAGCAGCACCTGGCCATTGATGCAGTGTACAAGTGTGGAACTTTTCTTTGTTTGGAAAGTTTCTACCAGTTATGTTAGGATGATCAAATCCGTGTGAACACGAGTATATTAATTGGCATGCGTCATGAGGTTTAAACCGATGCTCCAAACAAGTTTACCAGTTATGTTAGGATGATCAAATCCGTGTGAACACGAGTATATTAATTGGCATGCGTCATGAGGTTTAAACCGATGCTCCAAACAAGTTATCTACCACCATAAAATgggtacaatttttttttttgtacaAAAGTACCCAACAAAACCCTCTCAACTCTCATCTCATCCATGATTTTACAGCACGTTTGGTTTACGGCATCGACCAGTCTTAGAATGATTCGAACCTATGTCCGAACCTACATCGTCGTTTGGTTTAAGTTATGGCATGAGCTCATCCGTCTCCATGTAGCCATAGTCACaagcagtggcggatccaaagggggggctggccctaatggcttgatttcaagcataattactgtagcaaaagcttgatttcaccattaaatcttcatgcaaattaacatctccattgttttagcccccccttatcccgcatcgtgcatccgccactggtcACAAGCTAACAAGGGGAGCCAGTTGGTTCCGCAGAAATTTACCAGATGGACTCATGCGGAACCGACCCACGCTGAATGAAACCAACCGGTAAACCAAACACGTCGTTACATCTCCGTGCCGTCCTGTGCCATATTCTGCAGATCCTCCTCGGTCAACAGCGTCTTCTTGCCACCGCTTCCCATAGTCTTGTCGTGTGGAAACTGTTGCAGAGCAAGTGTTACTATGACAAGCAACAGAGCAGGTTTGGTACTTTGGTCAATGCTGGTGATAAAGAGAGACGAAAATGCTAACAATTTGATACAATGTTCAATATATAGCAACAGTGCCATTGAAGTTTTCCTAGGAAAATTCTTGATGTAAGGGGAAAGGAATCTTGTTAGTTGCGAACACCGAGCCTGGTACTATAGCTTCTGGATGATAATAAAATTGGCATCAGACTGCTTCATCAGGTTTTTGGTCTGTAAATCACAAGTGTGTGATCTCTGTCAGTCTTTGGCTCGGTAATCAAAAATTACTGTTTCATCTTTAATTTGTAAAACTCTACTTCTGCTTAATGAAAACcgtgcctatggcacgttcgagaaaaaaaataatgCAAATCGCAATAGCCCAAAGCAACAGAAGCTTCAAGGATAATTTTGTAAAACATACCTCACGAGCTATATGGACTATGGAGAGCCATATCAGTGCTCAGATTTAGGTGAGCATCATGCAAATGCGACAGTATCCACCCAGGCAACTTAGACCGTTTATCATGCTGGCTATATCTGTAAGCAAGAAAATAATTTACCAGAGGTAGAATTTCACATAAAACATTAACACAGCAGGGAAATGAGCACAACAAACGGCATTATGTGTCATGGAAGTATGGATGCAATTTTGCTGGAATTCagatataaaaataaataaaaccaaGCTGTCCACTTATGGTCCATAAGACCCAAAATAAAGGGAGTATGATATGCATAAAGGTCCATAACATGTAAGTATCAAGCCAAGCAATGGTTATGAAGAGAAAATTGTTGGTGAAAAAATAGTGAACAAATGCACACTGTTTAGTTGGAAAGTTCACATTCATGCATAATTTAATACTTCATAAGCATGTCACCTCTTGTTGATATTTTAATAGATGTTTAAAATAAAGCAGTGGTTTCCAGATGTAACAGTGTGTGGTTGTTCTCTCTCTCACAAAACACTGCATACAGCAGCAGCCAGCTGGCTTTCAGTTGAAGCGAACAGGCTAGTATCATCATCCCATAATCAGCTTTGGAGCGAATAACACGGGCAACACATTGGAGCGAATAACACAGCCAACACATTGGGCCGCTTGCCTCTGACATTAATGAGATTTCAAATTTATTTCAAGAAATTTTGATAGAAATATCTCGACAACATAGGATAAGAGGTGTCAATCAAAAGGAGTTATTTTTCCTGAAAGTAATAATGTTATTACCAAAGCATCAAATGTTAGGAAGTCACCCTCTATCTGAAAAGTTTCCCGGAGGTACTCCAACCTAGCAAGCAATATCCTGCAAATCGTATACAGACAAACAAAGGCAACTATTACGAAATCATTAAGCCACCGCAAATTGCAACTGTGTACATGCATCAAACTACTTATACATACAAAGTAACTATAACTTGGCACCAAAATCAAGGCGTAGAGAGGATTGAAGCTAAATGTGAACAGAACTCACCGGCTCAGTGTGTAGAACACCAAACATGATAACTAATCTGccataaaaagggcgtacccagtgcagagagctcccgctctgtacggagtctggggaagggtgttagtggcaagccttattcttgcctgtgcaatgcgagaagaccacgactcgaacctgggaccttccggtcacatgcggtaagactctaccgcttgcaccaggcctgcccttcataaCTAATCTGCCATAGTGCCGATCAAAATCAATACCTTCAGCAACTTTGCCCCTGCATTAGTTAGCTGTTAGAAATgttataactgttgaatcactaggatcatagatctagccgggtgCAGTAGTTCTATTCGAGATATGATAGACGTTGTACATCCTAATGCTTGTAAaactagagagacagagagggaagggggaaagtgttgaacctgacaccgcagagggggAGGGTTCAGCGGATGCCATCAGGTTCGTTGGtgtagtctgcgcacgggcagtgaCGGTTGGTGAAGAGGGCGATGAAGACGTCGTCGTCGATGGAGCGggtggcgcggctggtggcttcccgtcactggctgcgcccctctctgatcggattagggtttaggtgtcggtggggagctcagctcaggtcaacctcgtgataagagccgccggcccccacctctttttatagcacaGGGTGACAGGgcccctccagccatggtgggctgggcgcccccgatcagggcgcgaatcaaaagtccaactgggccgttgggttcagttaggttagagatcaatctaacaatctctcccttgatctcttTCTATCTTTCACttttatatcatttacttttgttcattccattacagattagcgtatagagcatgtctcatcatcacggtccattgtcgatagacttaacagctacaacacactactctgttctgaaatagttacttatctttaggccttcttttgtctaggaattataggctttcctttaaacccataccggctacatgttctctgaacacgttgggtggtaagccttttgtaagcggatccgcgagcatcctttcggtacttatatgctcaagacttataatctaatcccagactttatctttcacaatataatactttatgtcaatgtgtttggcagcaccacttgacttattgttgtgagcatattgtactgccgaattattatcgcagtataacttaagtggtctatagatgtcgtcaaccaccttcaaaccgggtatgaccttctttagccagttcacctgccccgttgcctcataacatgctacaaactcagcatacattatggacgatgtagtgacggtttgctttgagcttttccatgaaatagctcctcctacgagagtgaatacatatccagacgtggattttctatcatctctcgtGTAATCAGAATATGAACAtctcactatatggagtgaatcagatcttctatacatcatcatgaggcctttcattccttgcaaataacacaagcctttctttactaatttctagtattCTGTTCCTGGATTGCTCtgaaatctaccaagtaacccggtaacaaatgccaagtcagggcgcatgcatacttgagcatattgcaagcttccgatagctgaagcatatggaaccgctttcatttgatcgatctcatattggttcctggggcattgaaaatccccatagctatcgcccttgactataggagcaggtgagggactacatttgtgcatactgaatttctttaagatcttttctatgtatgccttttgtgacagtcttaATACctatttacttctatctcggtgaatcttgatccctagaacgaacgaagcttcaccaagatctttcatatcaaattttgaggacaaaaacttctttgtctccagtagtagactgacatcactactagcaagtaagatatcatccacatacaggacaaggaagataaacttcccattcttaaactttgtatagacacaattgtcctttacattctctttaaacccaaaattccttattgtctcatcaaacttcaagtaccactgtcttgaagcttgttttaatccataaatggatttctttaggtggcatcacattcgttcttttccttccatgacaaaaccttttggttgtgccatgtaaacacttgcctccaagtccccattgagaaatgccgtctttacatccatctgatgtaattctaaatcataatatgccactaatgccattatgattctgaaggaatccttacatgagactggagaaaaggtctcattgtaatcaatcccttctctttgcgtaaagccttttgccacaagtcatgctttatatctctctatattcccttgagagtcaagttttgtttttagacccatttacagcctactgttttggctcctttaggaattatctccaaatcccaaactttattggcattcatagatttcatttcatcttccatggcctcaagccactttgatgaatgatcacttctcatggcttcttcaaatgaggtgggatcatcctccatttgaaattcctcagtgttgtacacttcataatcaacagGAATAACTgatttctaactctttgagaccttctaggggcctccacatttgacacatcttct harbors:
- the LOC136517484 gene encoding uncharacterized protein isoform X3; translation: MYLDCEFVKFSDGAPAVDTEGRIVGMANPTIGASFIPHVFTLKCLRMWKDFKCVPRLHLGLKVSSIKFLRSFRREKLSRKFNIEAGLIVLQVSEGSAAEKIGIRNGDVIESLNGKCIPTVVELEIMLLRTCEDCLDKGGVLGSNVDLTVGLFQMRKQKRCTKMLTLNVSDDMEVSTLSLQH
- the LOC136517484 gene encoding uncharacterized protein isoform X2 — protein: MYLDCEFVKFSDGAPAVDTEGRIVGMANPTIGASFIPHVFTLKCLRMWKDFKCVPRLHLGLKVSSIKFLRSFRREKLSRKFNIEAGLIVLQVSEGSAAEKIGIRNGDVIESLNGKCIPTVVELEIMLLRTCEDCLDKGGVLGSNVDLTVGLFQMRKQKRCTKMLTLNVSDDMEVIAERKYPVSAALRNSVDMSSRQETCQADK